A portion of the Burkholderia sp. GAS332 genome contains these proteins:
- a CDS encoding amino acid/amide ABC transporter ATP-binding protein 1, HAAT family: MSLLRVSSLSKSFGGLKAVDDVSFDLEAGQLLALLGPNGAGKSTCFNMVNGQLQPSSGSIRLDDHELVGMRPRDIWRLGVGRTFQIAATFNSMTVLENVQMALVSRERKTFGLWKAAGSRYADEAMTLLEQVGMGADANRACGVLAYGDVKRVELAIALANRPKLLLMDEPTAGMAPKERNELMALTKRLVTEHKIGVLFTEHSMDVVFAYADRMIVLARGKLIAEGDAETIRNDARVQEVYFGTGKTFQPRAPLHEAAGGAQGQGALQ; this comes from the coding sequence ATGAGCTTGCTGCGCGTCTCCAGTCTCTCCAAATCGTTCGGCGGCTTGAAAGCGGTCGACGATGTGTCTTTCGATCTCGAAGCCGGTCAACTGTTGGCGCTGCTGGGTCCGAATGGCGCCGGCAAGTCGACCTGCTTCAACATGGTCAATGGGCAACTGCAACCGTCGTCCGGTTCGATTCGTCTCGACGATCATGAACTGGTCGGCATGCGGCCACGCGATATCTGGCGGCTGGGCGTCGGCCGTACGTTTCAGATCGCCGCGACCTTCAATTCGATGACCGTGCTCGAAAACGTGCAGATGGCCCTGGTCTCGCGTGAACGCAAGACCTTCGGTCTGTGGAAAGCCGCGGGCTCGCGCTACGCCGATGAAGCCATGACGCTGCTCGAACAGGTCGGCATGGGCGCCGACGCGAACCGCGCTTGCGGCGTGCTCGCCTACGGCGACGTCAAACGCGTTGAACTCGCTATCGCGCTGGCGAACCGCCCGAAGCTGTTGCTGATGGACGAGCCCACTGCCGGCATGGCGCCAAAGGAGCGCAACGAGCTGATGGCGCTGACCAAGCGTCTCGTCACCGAGCACAAAATTGGCGTGCTGTTTACCGAGCACAGCATGGACGTCGTCTTCGCGTACGCCGATCGTATGATCGTGCTCGCGCGTGGCAAGCTGATTGCGGAGGGGGACGCCGAAACGATCCGCAACGACGCACGCGTGCAGGAGGTCTATTTCGGCACCGGCAAGACCTTCCAGCCACGCGCGCCGCTGCATGAAGCGGCAGGTGGCGCTCAAGGACAAGGAGCGCTGCAATGA